In Citrus sinensis cultivar Valencia sweet orange chromosome 3, DVS_A1.0, whole genome shotgun sequence, the sequence CATCCCACTTCTCAACAGCATGTacaaaaaatgatttcatcTTTTTTGCAAGCTCCTCAGGTGCTTCCACGTGGTCATCCTGTGCAAACAAAAGGAAGGAAATGCGACATAATATCTGCTCCTACAAATTGCCATCTCTAAAGCAATTAAATGCCAACTTTAATAGACCAGATAGCTACTGGAAATGCACAAATTTTCATGACAAGTGAAAAAACAAGGAACTATATAAACTGCATGAAGTGTATGAACAATCAAACATACACCTACAGACACAAAAATATGAGAAAACGCACTACAATAGGTTTGGATGCCATCTATGATTCAATCCAGTCGTTACGTCTTTACTCCGTTGAGGCTTGAgctcaaaaaattattgacagaCTTTGAAAGCCAACTTTTTAAACAAGGAAATATGCAACCttaagaatattataaaatgttcATACGcgaataaacaattttttttcaaataatttcaacTTAAGAACTGAACGTACAAGAATAATGAAGTCATTGGTCTGACTATTTTCACTGTCAATCTCTGTGTCAAAAGAGTCTCCACGATTTGCACTgcaatttatataatattaaattaacagAAAATTGTAAACTTTCTctagtataaataaaaatcacaaaaatagAGACCTTCTTCCTATCACAAATCGCACAACAATGCCTTTATTATCCTGCAGTTCCCGTAAAGCTGCACCTGCATACACAGTATTTTCAGATTAACTATTACTAAAAGATACAAATTAGTTTTTCTAGTGGCCAGATACTCAAAAAACCAAAGcataattgaaagaaaaccaataaaatttgaaatagcCGAATTTTCCGCGGTATGAAAGGTTACCAGTCGACATCCATGCCTCTCGTATTGCATCTCTATTTTTCTTCCGGCCAAATGTTGTGATAATTCCTATAACAGCTAAATGTCTTTTCTTAGAATGTTGTGTATCATTCTGTGACAAGGAACCAGAAACAAAACCTTCCTGCCTAGCCGCGGCCAAGTCCATCTCAATAGCCGATAATCTCATCTGTTGTTCCCTGACAAACGCAGAACcaccaataaaaattaaaaaaataacacaagatATCACAAAATATATCCCAAAAAATTCATACAAAATGAGGCGGCACTCATCACGTGGATTATGAAATagttcaataaattattttaaaaactgtGAAATTATCCACAAACTGATAATATATGCTACCTCATTTGGAATGAACCTGTTTGGACAAGTATTGGGGATACATAAGCAGCATTACTCTAAACTTAAATATTGtatattatcaaattttgaaaaatgtggAACAATGATAACAACCTACCTGCAAGCTATAAGTTTTAGTGTTTCATCAACAGACACAACAGaataattctgaaattggaaatTCAATCACCTTATTAGTTTTTGCCATAAAAATATCTCAACCCACCAAACAATACGCAGCAACAAAGGTGGtacatttgtaatttaaatttccaaaatatatatatatatatttacctGCATAGTTCTCTTATCAAGCTCTTTTACTAAGTACGTCCTACTCTCCGCGTCCTGCCACAAgctataattaaaagaaacgttcttaataaaaaattaaattaatttaaatttgagaaaaaaaatcaactatcAGAATCTTAAGATTAAACAAACCGGCTGGCAACGTAAATGGTGGCCATGGTAGCGAACATGGCGAGCACAAGACCCGCGACTCGCGACTCAAATGTGGAGTTCGAAAGCCGGTTATATGCGGCCCGCCCatgcattttttattcaatggTCAGTAAAAATGATCAAAGTGTTTTacacaattaaatattaatcaataTATTTGGCAGTGCTTGAATTTCTGTTAATTTGTTTGGCCGGATCTAGAAAGAAGCAGAGGGTGAGAGGAGCTCTGAGTTTGAATCTGAAATGGATCCAAGAGTGtgtttaattagttaattactGAGTTTGGTCGATGAATGAAACGTGGGACTAACTGACTAGTGGATCGTGTTTGTCGgtttcatttacaaaattcaagtAAGAAGAAACCTGAACAGTAACGAACCTTTTTTTCCAGTTCAACGTTGTGTTTGTTTTATCTCCttattaatttggtaattagtaattaattactGTTTAGATGATGGGCTAAATGATACGTTGGTGAATTTAGTTGGGCCACGCCCACGTGGGTACCCAAATTGATTGATACTAGATGCACCCAACCTAGACTCTCTTTTCGAGTAGCGGGCAGTCAGCCCCGATGGAGTCCATGTAatcaatatcaaatatttagaacagattttcaattttaaaaaaaaaaaaaaacttaagaGGAGATCGTAATATTTGTGAAAATTCAGGGACCTGTGTGGACTgtggataaataaaaaaatttttaaaaaaaagggaaaaacattggagaaaaaaacaaaaccaagGGGACTCGTCACTCGTGATCGTAAATTATAGGAAGCAGGAAAACCCACCTGTTACTAACCTTACCCGCACCGTCTGTCTCTCCTTAGCGATCGAAGAAAGTCGAATCGCTCTTCTCATTTTGATATCAACAAtctaatcaaatcaaaagatCCCGCGAAAATGAACGACGCTGATGTTTCGAAGCAGATCCAGCAGATGGTGCGGTTTATCCGCCAAGAAGCTGAAGAGAAAGCCAACGAGATCTCAGTTTCTGCCGAAGAAGTAAGTCTATTAGCTtcacaattcaaaatttaatgattattttataattattttctcggATTTATATGTTTTACTAGTGATTCTCGATTGACTGTACGTAATTCCTTTGttgttttttctctcttttatttatttatttattttgtaactgatcttgtatttgttaactttttttaGGAATTCAACATAGAGAAGTTGCAGCTGGTGGaagcagagaagaagaagatcagacAAGAGTACGAGCGGAAAGAGAAGCAAGTCGAAATCAGAAAGAAGatgtaattgatttatttttaactggATTTAAGATTGATTATGCTTTtagatttatgttttttttttctgattttgatttgattttattcaaatttagacCTTTTAGTTGTTTTTGGAGTAGTTATGCTTGCTAGTTTTGTGAAATTAGTGTGAAGGACTGGAGTCAGTTTTCTTGGTATCTTGTATTGGAATTTATGAATCAATTAGCTGTTATTACTATCGTTTTTGCAAAATTTGGAAGTAAATCTAGATATTAagattttagataattttgtttgttttgatgaaaatttgaGTGACTGATTCGAAAATACATGATTTTGTTGTATAATTGGACATTATATAGAAAACTGTTTTTAACATGAATTGATTATATGATTATTACCTACATAATGCTGGTATATTGATGAGtgagatttatttaatttttccttttggctTCATGGTAGTGAGTACTCCATGCAGCTGAATGCTTCTCGGATCAAAGTTCTTCAAGCTCAGGATGATTTGGTCAGTAATATGATGGAGGCAGCATCAAAGGAGGTTTTGAATGTGAGTCGCGATCACAATTCATATAAGAAGCTTTTGAAGGGTCTTATTGTTCAGGTCAGTGGAATCAAGCTCGTTTTTCCCCTTTTCTGTGTTTTTTCAATCAGTCACTCCTAAAAAAAGTGTCTTAAGAGATTTTACCGACTTCAACAGTATCTATGCACCCTGTATTTTTGCTATATGTTTCTAAGTGAAAGGGATACCTTTCCAAAATAGTTATGAGGAGAAAAAGAGCCAAAACATTCAGTTTGAGTGTTGTATGTATGCACATCATATCATTCCACGAAAAGAAAATGCGTTGATACTTTTCCCACGACTCCTGAGAACATTTTAATGAAGGTTCTGAAGATGTTTCTTCTGATGATCTGAGTTTTCAGCGTTATTTATATCAAAGAGTGAAATATTACATCTTTTTTTCAGAGTTTGCTCAGGCTGAAAGAGCCAGCTGTGTTACTGAGATGCCGCAAAGATGACCATCATTTGGTGGAGTCTGTTTTGGAGTCAGCAAAAGAGGAATATGCACAGAAATTGCAGGTTCACCCACCAGAGATAATTGTGGATCATCACATCTATCTTCCGCCTGGCCCTGGCCATCATAATGCCCATGGTCCATCCTGGTAAATTTTTTCAGCTGAGCTAGCCCGCATTGCTTAAGTGTTGTACATACTGCAGCATTTTcaaccttttaaaaaaaagcagTTTATCTACCAATTCATCCACCTATAACTTTTAAGGGGGCTCCGGTGAATATAATATACTGGGTCAGAACTGTTGCCATAATGCTACCATTGGTCAGTAGAATGCTTGTGGTGTTTCTCAATTTTTCGAGTTAGTTTTTTTCATCTGTTAATTGTGAAACTAGAATAATGCCTAATTGGGTTGCTAATCTTTTATCTTCTTAAATGTTTTCTCTTCATGAGAAAATGGTGATGGAATAGCTTGCTTATAATAATGTTGGTTTGCTTGAGCAGCTCAGGAGGTGTCGTGGTGGCTTCTCGAGATGGGAAGATAGTATGTGAGAATACCCTTGATGCACGGTTGGATGTTGTGTTCCGTAAAAAACTTCCTGAGGTAttccatttttaaaatttatcattattattgtttttgccTGTTTCTTTAGCAGTAATCTAACATATCTTGGTggtataaatgttttattctccTCCATTCCTAATGTGATCATATTGAAGAATAAATAAGACACGGACAGATAAATTAACTTATTGTTTCActatttagaaaataacaatCTTGATGCTGATTCCTTATTTATTCGCATCATCAGGCTTGTCAGCAATTGATAATTTTGGTATAATTGAAAACTAGGAATACGATTCAAACTTTATAGTCATCAATTAATTTGCCATTGGCTTCTGCATCTGTTGTTGATTTTATAGTGTTAACTAGTAAACAATCAAATGCTTTTGGAGAAGGCCACTAATATGGTGTTTTTGTGATTAtaatttggtttaattttcacaatgtctttattttttttggttttggggGGGGACCacagattatttatttattttagtactTGAATAACCTATCGATGATGATGTTCATGTAagattgttttaatttgtcaaGTGTATTCATTTTTGCTTCTTCTACTGCAGATCCGGAAGCAGCTCGTCAGTCAGGTTGCTGCATGATGAGTTAATTTGAATTGTTTGTCACCCTCTGATTATTCATGTCCGAAGTTTTTAAGTTTAGTTATTgaccataaaatttattatttcctgtttgtttgcatattttaaattataatgtttgCAGAATATCTTTATTTGTGAAAATCAGTGAATCTGTTCTTGGATTTGGTGCTCAAATCTTTTGGGGTGTGGCCGgctaatataataataaatattttgcatAAGTTCGTCTGTTTTATGTCGACTGTAATTTCTGATGGTTGGGATTTGTAATGAGATAT encodes:
- the LOC102624771 gene encoding hydroxyproline O-galactosyltransferase HPGT1-like isoform X1; amino-acid sequence: MHGRAAYNRLSNSTFESRVAGLVLAMFATMATIYVASRLWQDAESRTYLVKELDKRTMQNYSVVSVDETLKLIACREQQMRLSAIEMDLAAARQEGFVSGSLSQNDTQHSKKRHLAVIGIITTFGRKKNRDAIREAWMSTGAALRELQDNKGIVVRFVIGRSANRGDSFDTEIDSENSQTNDFIILDDHVEAPEELAKKMKSFFVHAVEKWDAEFYTKVNDDVYVNIGRRGGTNQTGGNLVMENGTFDMLLVTCIPFHVLWHSISQLIGLFFKHMPMMISVPDHGSLGLMLTMWTIRSFAAPHGPQAQESYAQLCDLTCMLVLKTNCIGRGEEGHCFPAFVSNACCREPVKNRRSQRTEV
- the LOC102624771 gene encoding hydroxyproline O-galactosyltransferase HPGT1-like isoform X4, which produces MHGRAAYNRLSNSTFESRVAGLVLAMFATMATIYVASRLWQDAESRTYLVKELDKRTMQNYSVVSVDETLKLIACREQQMRLSAIEMDLAAARQEGFVSGSLSQNDTQHSKKRHLAVIGIITTFGRKKNRDAIREAWMSTGAALRELQDNKGIVVRFVIGRSANRGDSFDTEIDSENSQTNDFIILDDHVEAPEELAKKMKSFFVHAVEKWDAEFYTKVNDDVYVNIGRRGGTNQTGGNLVMENGTFDMLLVTCIPFHVLWHSISQLIGLFFKHMPMMISVPDHGSLGLMLTMWTIRSFAAPHGPQLSLCEYCRPRSHMRSCVI
- the LOC102624771 gene encoding hydroxyproline O-galactosyltransferase HPGT1-like isoform X2; translated protein: MHGRAAYNRLSNSTFESRVAGLVLAMFATMATIYVASRLWQDAESRTYLVKELDKRTMQNYSVVSVDETLKLIACREQQMRLSAIEMDLAAARQEGFVSGSLSQNDTQHSKKRHLAVIGIITTFGRKKNRDAIREAWMSTGAALRELQDNKGIVVRFVIGRSANRGDSFDTEIDSENSQTNDFIILDDHVEAPEELAKKMKSFFVHAVEKWDAEFYTKVNDDVYVNIDALGAALSSHLDKPRVYIGCMKSGEVFSEPTQRWYEPDWWKFGDGKWYFRYASGDLYTISRALAQYISINRSILQTYAHDDISAGSWFIGLDVNHVDDSKFCCASWTSGPGVICAAV
- the LOC102624771 gene encoding hydroxyproline O-galactosyltransferase HPGT1-like isoform X5 encodes the protein MQNYSVVSVDETLKLIACREQQMRLSAIEMDLAAARQEGFVSGSLSQNDTQHSKKRHLAVIGIITTFGRKKNRDAIREAWMSTGAALRELQDNKGIVVRFVIGRSANRGDSFDTEIDSENSQTNDFIILDDHVEAPEELAKKMKSFFVHAVEKWDAEFYTKVNDDVYVNIGRRGGTNQTGGNLVMENGTFDMLLVTCIPFHVLWHSISQLIGLFFKHMPMMISVPDHGSLGLMLTMWTIRSFAAPHGPQAQESYAQLCDLTCMLVLKTNCIGRGEEGHCFPAFVSNACCREPVKNRRSQRTEV
- the LOC102624771 gene encoding hydroxyproline O-galactosyltransferase HPGT1-like isoform X3, with product MHGRAAYNRLSNSTFESRVAGLVLAMFATMATIYVASRLWQDAESRTYLVKELDKRTMQNYSVVSVDETLKLIACREQQMRLSAIEMDLAAARQEGFVSGSLSQNDTQHSKKRHLAVIGIITTFGRKKNRDAIREAWMSTGAALRELQDNKGIVVRFVIGRSANRGDSFDTEIDSENSQTNDFIILDDHVEAPEELAKKMKSFFVHAVEKWDAEFYTKVNDDVYVNIDALGAALSSHLDKPRVYIGCMKSGEVFSEPTQRWYEPDWWKFGDGKWYFRYASGDLYTISRALAQYISINRSILQTYAHDDISAGSWFIGLDVNHVDDSKFCCASWTSAFTM
- the LOC102625807 gene encoding V-type proton ATPase subunit E, coding for MNDADVSKQIQQMVRFIRQEAEEKANEISVSAEEEFNIEKLQLVEAEKKKIRQEYERKEKQVEIRKKIEYSMQLNASRIKVLQAQDDLVSNMMEAASKEVLNVSRDHNSYKKLLKGLIVQSLLRLKEPAVLLRCRKDDHHLVESVLESAKEEYAQKLQVHPPEIIVDHHIYLPPGPGHHNAHGPSCSGGVVVASRDGKIVCENTLDARLDVVFRKKLPEIRKQLVSQVAA